One part of the Longimicrobiales bacterium genome encodes these proteins:
- a CDS encoding sugar phosphate isomerase/epimerase: MRRPVTLFTGQWADLPLAALAEKAADWGYDGLELACWGDHFDVVRAADDPSYCVAKRELLASHGLDVFAISNHLVGQAVCDPIDARHQSILPAHVWGDGEPEGVRTRAAEEMKCTARAAENLGVPVVNGFTGSSIWHLFYSFPPVTEPMIDAGFRDFADRWNPILDAFDEAGVRFALEVHPTEIAFDSVTAARALEVLGHREAFGFNYDPSHLAYQGVDCVDFVQRFGDRIYHAHMKDVWWSHKPMPSGVFGGHLPFGHRDRYWDFRSLGRGYVPFEEVIRALNRSGYDGPLSVEWEDSGMDREHGAAEACAFVRDLDFPTSQAAFDVAFSED, from the coding sequence ATGCGCCGACCCGTGACGCTCTTTACTGGACAGTGGGCAGACCTCCCGCTGGCCGCACTCGCGGAAAAGGCGGCCGATTGGGGATACGACGGCCTCGAGCTTGCCTGCTGGGGAGACCACTTCGACGTCGTTCGCGCCGCGGACGACCCGAGCTACTGCGTGGCCAAGCGTGAGTTGCTTGCTTCGCACGGACTGGATGTGTTCGCGATCAGCAACCATCTGGTCGGGCAGGCAGTGTGCGACCCGATCGATGCACGCCATCAGTCGATTCTTCCAGCGCACGTGTGGGGCGATGGAGAGCCGGAAGGCGTCCGAACCCGCGCGGCCGAGGAAATGAAATGCACGGCGCGCGCCGCTGAAAACCTCGGTGTACCGGTGGTGAATGGATTCACAGGCAGCTCGATCTGGCACCTGTTTTACTCGTTTCCGCCCGTGACTGAACCAATGATCGACGCTGGATTTCGTGACTTTGCCGACCGGTGGAACCCGATTCTCGATGCCTTTGATGAAGCGGGTGTGCGGTTCGCGCTCGAGGTGCACCCGACGGAGATCGCATTCGATTCGGTCACGGCGGCTCGTGCGCTCGAGGTGCTGGGCCACCGTGAGGCGTTTGGATTCAACTACGACCCGAGTCACCTCGCGTATCAGGGTGTGGACTGCGTCGACTTTGTCCAGCGCTTCGGTGATCGGATCTATCACGCGCACATGAAGGACGTATGGTGGTCGCACAAGCCGATGCCTTCAGGTGTATTCGGGGGGCATCTGCCGTTTGGACACCGCGATCGATACTGGGACTTCCGATCTCTGGGTCGTGGCTACGTACCGTTCGAAGAGGTCATCCGTGCGCTGAATCGGTCCGGGTACGACGGCCCATTGTCGGTTGAGTGGGAAGACTCCGGCATGGATCGGGAGCATGGTGCCGCGGAAGCCTGCGCTTTCGTTCGGGACCTCGATTTTCCCACGTCGCAAGCGGCGTTCGACGTGGCTTTTTCCGAGGACTAG
- a CDS encoding Gfo/Idh/MocA family oxidoreductase, with protein MKIRYGQVGGGPGAFIGAVHRMAASLDGCYELVAGCFSSDAARTAETGSALGLDPSRVYDSFETMAAAESALPAEERIQVVSIVTPNDLHHPVAKVFMECGIHVVCDKPMTTTLVDAEELCRLAATSGLIFAVTHNYTGYPIVKEARARVAAGDLGELRKVVVEYSQGWLRTLLEAEGHKQAEWRGDPDRAGVSSALGDIGSHAHNLVRYVTGLEVQQLFADLGTVVAGRILEDDATVLLELQGGVRAVLMASQISTGERNHLRLRVYGSDGGLDWSQEDPNRLRLIEADGSERIIYRGAGATSVAARDASRLPGGHPEGFIEAFANVYRGVAAVVRGDASGQNTSSPAPGVCDFPTAQDGAHGVHFIHKAVESNRARAWVDASYSPPS; from the coding sequence ATGAAGATTCGATACGGACAGGTTGGAGGTGGGCCGGGTGCGTTCATCGGAGCGGTCCACCGCATGGCCGCTTCGCTCGACGGTTGCTACGAACTGGTGGCCGGGTGCTTCTCGTCGGACGCCGCTCGAACAGCTGAGACAGGGTCCGCGCTCGGGCTCGATCCAAGCCGGGTTTACGACTCGTTCGAGACGATGGCCGCAGCGGAAAGTGCGCTGCCTGCGGAAGAGCGCATCCAGGTGGTCTCGATCGTAACCCCGAACGATCTCCACCATCCTGTGGCGAAGGTGTTCATGGAGTGCGGCATCCATGTCGTCTGCGACAAGCCCATGACGACGACTCTTGTAGATGCGGAGGAGCTGTGCCGGCTCGCAGCCACGTCGGGCCTGATTTTCGCCGTCACACACAACTACACAGGCTACCCGATTGTGAAGGAAGCTCGGGCCAGGGTCGCGGCAGGAGATCTCGGTGAGTTGAGAAAAGTCGTGGTGGAATACAGCCAGGGCTGGCTCCGGACGCTCCTCGAGGCCGAAGGGCACAAACAGGCTGAATGGCGAGGTGACCCAGACCGTGCGGGCGTGTCCTCGGCGCTCGGCGATATCGGTTCCCATGCGCACAATCTTGTCCGGTACGTAACAGGGCTAGAGGTCCAGCAACTGTTCGCGGACCTCGGTACGGTCGTCGCGGGTCGTATCCTCGAAGACGACGCGACGGTCTTGCTCGAGCTACAGGGAGGGGTGCGCGCGGTCCTTATGGCGTCTCAGATCTCTACGGGTGAGCGGAATCATCTTCGGCTGCGTGTCTACGGAAGTGATGGTGGCCTCGACTGGTCGCAGGAGGACCCGAACCGCCTTCGCCTGATCGAGGCAGATGGGTCTGAGCGGATCATTTATCGGGGAGCCGGCGCGACCTCCGTAGCGGCACGGGATGCTTCACGCCTGCCGGGCGGGCATCCTGAGGGATTCATAGAGGCGTTCGCGAACGTCTATCGAGGCGTCGCTGCCGTGGTTCGGGGAGACGCTTCGGGACAGAATACGTCGAGCCCGGCCCCCGGCGTCTGTGATTTTCCGACCGCTCAGGACGGCGCCCATGGCGTCCACTTCATTCACAAAGCCGTCGAGAGCAACCGCGCCCGTGCGTGGGTCGACGCCAGCTACTCGCCTCCCTCATGA
- a CDS encoding MFS transporter, with the protein MTKNGSSSATISAAPPVNADKLFLGSCIALIATSVAFATVGAVMLALKRDFVLTNEEVGWIGGAALWGFALSQLVFAPLADSIGMRALLRFSFVGHLAGALIMIFADGFSTLFAGALIIAMANGLVEAACNPLVAALYPDNKTVKLNQFHVWFPGGAVIGGLAAFGLDAAGVGGWQIKIGLILIPTLAYGAMLLREPFPATEGADAGVSIAESFKAAFTTPFMWVMLIAMAMTASVELGPNRWVPAVLQAGGVAGILVLVWISGLMAVLRYRAGAVVHKLSPTGLLLASSVVSGVGLAALSYASGVVATFGAATVFAVGVCYFWPTMLGVVSERVPRSGALGLGLMGTVGMATVGLVTAPQMGRIADEYAHAELPVEQTVMLFQRAERLLAPRSDSDAQATKDAMTVVARAYQAEGSLPSPETSNALRTMIASDTDEGLVGEAQAILGPADNYGGRVSFRYVVPLCAMLALIFLGLYTADKRAGGYRVESIADA; encoded by the coding sequence ATGACTAAGAACGGATCCTCTTCGGCGACCATATCAGCCGCGCCTCCCGTGAATGCGGACAAGCTCTTTCTGGGCAGCTGCATCGCGCTCATCGCGACGTCCGTGGCCTTTGCCACTGTCGGTGCGGTGATGCTCGCACTCAAACGCGACTTTGTTCTGACCAATGAAGAGGTTGGCTGGATCGGAGGCGCTGCGCTCTGGGGCTTCGCGTTGTCGCAGCTTGTCTTCGCGCCACTAGCAGACTCGATCGGGATGAGGGCGCTCCTGCGCTTCTCCTTCGTTGGGCACCTCGCGGGGGCCTTGATCATGATCTTCGCTGATGGATTCTCGACGCTGTTCGCCGGCGCGCTGATCATTGCGATGGCGAACGGACTCGTCGAGGCGGCGTGTAACCCGCTGGTCGCGGCACTTTATCCAGATAACAAGACGGTGAAGTTGAACCAGTTCCACGTCTGGTTCCCCGGCGGGGCGGTCATTGGAGGCCTGGCGGCGTTCGGGCTCGACGCTGCAGGCGTTGGCGGGTGGCAGATCAAGATCGGGCTCATCCTCATTCCCACGCTGGCGTACGGCGCGATGCTGCTGCGCGAGCCGTTTCCTGCGACGGAAGGTGCTGATGCGGGCGTGAGCATAGCTGAGAGCTTCAAGGCCGCGTTCACCACGCCCTTCATGTGGGTGATGCTCATTGCCATGGCGATGACGGCTTCCGTAGAGCTCGGGCCGAACCGATGGGTTCCCGCAGTCTTACAGGCTGGTGGTGTCGCCGGAATCCTTGTCCTCGTCTGGATTAGTGGACTCATGGCGGTGCTGCGCTACCGAGCGGGTGCCGTGGTTCACAAGTTGTCTCCCACCGGGCTGCTTCTCGCGTCGTCGGTCGTCTCGGGAGTTGGGCTTGCCGCCCTCAGCTACGCGAGCGGCGTGGTCGCTACGTTCGGCGCCGCGACAGTATTCGCGGTTGGGGTCTGTTACTTCTGGCCGACGATGCTGGGCGTGGTCTCGGAGCGAGTTCCCCGATCGGGTGCGCTTGGGCTCGGGCTCATGGGCACGGTGGGCATGGCCACAGTCGGTCTGGTGACCGCGCCTCAGATGGGCCGGATTGCCGACGAATACGCCCACGCGGAGCTGCCCGTCGAGCAGACTGTCATGCTTTTTCAGCGGGCGGAGCGACTCTTGGCGCCACGGAGCGACTCTGACGCCCAGGCGACGAAGGACGCGATGACCGTCGTCGCTCGGGCATATCAGGCCGAGGGCTCTCTCCCGTCTCCCGAGACCTCCAATGCGCTCCGCACGATGATTGCGTCGGACACCGACGAGGGGCTGGTGGGCGAGGCTCAGGCGATCCTTGGCCCGGCTGACAACTATGGAGGCAGGGTTTCCTTCCGATACGTCGTCCCGTTGTGCGCGATGCTCGCCCTGATATTCCTGGGTCTTTACACGGCTGATAAGCGGGCGGGCGGCTATCGCGTCGAGTCGATCGCCGACGCCTAA